One window of Rhodopirellula bahusiensis genomic DNA carries:
- a CDS encoding DUF6800 family protein gives MAGTERRREIARLRARRKKTINLLQRVKAGTMEKTEAARKLRRLTPGADVIIKREGLA, from the coding sequence ATGGCAGGAACCGAACGTCGTCGCGAAATTGCTCGTCTGCGTGCTCGCCGCAAGAAAACCATCAACCTGCTGCAACGCGTCAAAGCTGGCACGATGGAAAAGACCGAAGCCGCTCGCAAGCTTCGCCGCTTGACTCCCGGTGCTGACGTCATCATCAAACGTGAAGGCCTCGCCTGA
- a CDS encoding ABC transporter ATP-binding protein: MATATTADTTTSPESTAGGRKPMIEAVGLSKFYGPFAAAREVTFNVGEGELVAFLGPNGAGKSTTMKMLTGYIAPSEGFARIAGHNMMDDRIAGSRRLGYLPENGPLYPEMTPKGMLEFFADARGLSPRIKRDRIDAVVDICDLSSVMYKPISKLSKGFKQRVGMSQALLHEPDVLIMDEPTAGLDPNQIRGVRKTMRRLSETKTILLSTHILQEVEAMADRVVMINEGRMVYDGSVEGLRTTGKGDLDEAFHHLTGQSESEPDEKA; encoded by the coding sequence ATGGCAACAGCCACAACGGCGGACACGACGACCTCCCCCGAATCCACAGCGGGCGGTCGAAAACCCATGATCGAAGCGGTGGGGCTGAGTAAGTTTTATGGCCCCTTCGCGGCCGCACGCGAAGTCACCTTCAACGTCGGCGAAGGTGAACTGGTGGCCTTTTTGGGACCCAACGGTGCCGGAAAAAGCACGACGATGAAGATGCTGACCGGCTACATCGCACCCAGCGAAGGTTTCGCTCGGATCGCCGGTCACAACATGATGGACGATCGCATCGCGGGCAGTCGCCGCCTGGGATACTTGCCTGAAAACGGGCCACTGTATCCCGAAATGACGCCCAAGGGCATGCTGGAATTCTTCGCCGATGCCCGCGGATTGTCACCTCGTATCAAACGCGATCGGATCGACGCGGTGGTCGACATTTGTGACCTCTCTTCGGTCATGTACAAACCGATCAGCAAGCTGTCCAAAGGTTTCAAGCAACGGGTCGGCATGAGCCAGGCTCTGCTGCACGAACCCGATGTTTTGATCATGGACGAACCCACCGCTGGTTTGGACCCCAATCAAATTCGCGGCGTCCGCAAAACGATGCGACGTCTCAGCGAAACCAAAACGATCTTGCTCAGCACGCACATTCTGCAAGAAGTCGAGGCGATGGCCGATCGCGTCGTGATGATCAACGAAGGTCGCATGGTCTACGACGGTTCGGTCGAAGGCTTGCGAACCACCGGCAAAGGTGACTTGGACGAAGCGTTCCATCACTTGACCGGACAATCCGAATCCGAGCCCGACGAGAAGGCGTGA
- a CDS encoding Gldg family protein encodes MALNNVSMALISLLTKDAVFLLILLMVVSALARTKQAAFAVMKRNFIGYFSNPTGYVFLCIFVFLTSVAAFWPYEFFNSNLATLDQLNYWFPVIMLVFIPAITMSIWAEEKRQGTDELLLTLPADDFDIVIGKYMSAAAIFTASLLFSQLSTFTTLAILTEGSLDTGLIFTTYLGYWFVGLAMIAIGMIASFLTGNLTVGFILGALFNAPLAFASLADSVSPSQRVAEWVRDSGIARPFDDFGRGVISSSSIIYFILVASVALYICMVLIGRRHWTGGKDGNSMAWHYVARALALVLFTVGAVMLFRSKDVVRADMTEGKVSSLADATKTLIRELDDDRPIVIDAFISKEVPELYAKTRYELVNLLKEFRSEAAKNGRTIKVNLYDGIDLFSEDAALAADRFGIEPVTRMFREKGAYTQKQLILGAAFRSGLEKVTVPIFEYGIPVEYELVRSINTVARGRRKRLGIVATDARLMGGTVMNGMSMQPVEKHPLIDELAKQYDVEEVDLSGPITPGVYDALVAVQPSSLAPQQFDRLTAAVQAGVPTAIFEDPRPIGAQYVTATGDAKQAPGGMFGGGGASPKGDIRQLWDVLELNVPGQPGMQGMFSPELVWQQHNPYPNLETANELWLFIDEQARGVQPGEALSDESAITSGLRQVLAILGGAVYAKKDATLKHTALLSTGPLSGTLPSQVIGQVMTGQSSLAQEIQGVNPSVPIAMAIEADKSAEGSEEETAGVKAVYIADMDIILPEFLLIRADPDQISDMRFQFQNVTFALNVIDWLTGDSSFIDVRNHEPIYASLRMIDSVKEEAASLVRKRSREFQTQYDETMREAEEKRDQEVQALREEIEELQKGSENGSVPPNVLREKITAFQIKQSNQQRIVDVQQAKLQNEREQKIQDVRREAEQEVTAIQNQVKTAAVVLPCIPPLIVGVMVFASRRLRERENISKSRLK; translated from the coding sequence ATGGCGCTCAACAACGTCTCGATGGCCTTGATCAGCTTGCTCACGAAAGACGCTGTCTTTCTGTTGATCTTGCTGATGGTCGTGTCCGCATTGGCCCGCACCAAGCAAGCCGCCTTTGCGGTGATGAAGCGAAACTTCATTGGCTACTTCAGCAACCCGACCGGATACGTCTTCCTCTGTATCTTCGTGTTCCTGACTTCGGTTGCCGCGTTCTGGCCTTATGAGTTCTTCAACTCAAACTTGGCCACGCTGGATCAACTGAACTACTGGTTCCCAGTGATCATGCTGGTCTTCATCCCTGCCATCACGATGAGCATTTGGGCGGAGGAAAAACGCCAAGGCACCGATGAGTTGTTGTTGACGTTGCCCGCCGACGATTTCGACATCGTGATCGGGAAGTACATGTCCGCCGCGGCGATTTTCACCGCCTCGTTGCTCTTCAGCCAACTCAGCACTTTCACCACGCTTGCCATCCTCACCGAAGGCAGCCTCGACACGGGACTGATCTTCACGACTTACTTGGGGTACTGGTTCGTCGGTTTGGCGATGATCGCGATCGGCATGATCGCCTCGTTCTTGACCGGCAACTTGACTGTCGGCTTCATCCTCGGTGCGTTGTTCAACGCCCCGCTCGCGTTTGCTTCGCTAGCTGATTCGGTCAGCCCCAGCCAACGCGTGGCCGAATGGGTTCGTGACAGTGGAATCGCTCGTCCGTTCGACGACTTCGGCCGTGGGGTCATTAGTTCGTCGTCGATCATCTACTTCATCCTGGTCGCCTCGGTCGCCTTGTATATCTGCATGGTTTTGATCGGACGTCGTCACTGGACCGGTGGCAAAGACGGCAACTCGATGGCCTGGCATTATGTCGCCCGCGCATTGGCGCTCGTGTTGTTTACCGTTGGTGCCGTCATGTTGTTCCGCAGCAAAGACGTTGTGCGAGCCGACATGACGGAAGGTAAAGTCAGTTCGCTTGCCGACGCAACCAAAACACTGATTCGCGAACTCGACGACGATCGACCGATCGTGATCGACGCGTTCATCAGCAAGGAAGTCCCGGAGCTGTATGCCAAGACTCGTTATGAGCTGGTCAACTTGCTGAAGGAATTCCGGAGTGAAGCGGCGAAAAACGGTCGCACGATCAAAGTCAACTTGTACGACGGGATTGACCTGTTCAGCGAAGACGCAGCCTTGGCCGCGGATCGTTTCGGCATCGAGCCGGTCACGCGAATGTTCCGCGAAAAAGGGGCTTACACACAGAAACAACTGATTCTGGGTGCCGCTTTCCGTTCGGGTCTCGAAAAAGTCACGGTGCCAATTTTCGAATACGGCATCCCGGTCGAATACGAACTCGTTCGCAGCATCAACACCGTCGCTCGCGGAAGGCGAAAACGGTTGGGCATCGTTGCCACCGACGCTCGATTGATGGGCGGCACAGTCATGAACGGCATGTCGATGCAGCCTGTTGAAAAGCACCCTTTGATCGATGAACTTGCTAAGCAATACGACGTCGAAGAAGTCGACCTGTCGGGGCCGATCACTCCAGGTGTTTATGACGCCTTGGTCGCTGTTCAGCCTTCGTCGTTGGCACCTCAACAGTTCGATCGTTTGACCGCCGCGGTTCAAGCTGGCGTGCCGACAGCGATCTTCGAAGATCCTCGTCCGATCGGCGCTCAGTACGTCACCGCAACCGGCGATGCCAAGCAGGCACCTGGCGGCATGTTCGGCGGTGGTGGTGCATCGCCCAAGGGTGACATTCGTCAACTTTGGGATGTTTTGGAGCTGAACGTCCCTGGGCAACCTGGGATGCAAGGAATGTTCAGCCCCGAGTTGGTTTGGCAGCAACACAATCCATACCCCAACCTTGAAACCGCCAACGAACTTTGGTTGTTCATCGACGAGCAAGCCCGCGGGGTTCAGCCCGGCGAAGCACTCAGCGACGAAAGCGCAATCACCAGCGGTTTGCGTCAGGTTCTGGCGATTCTCGGTGGTGCGGTCTACGCAAAGAAAGACGCGACGCTGAAGCACACTGCGTTGCTTTCGACCGGACCTTTGTCAGGCACATTGCCGTCTCAAGTGATCGGGCAAGTCATGACGGGGCAGAGTTCATTGGCCCAAGAAATTCAGGGCGTCAATCCAAGCGTGCCAATCGCGATGGCGATTGAAGCGGACAAGTCTGCCGAAGGCAGTGAGGAAGAAACCGCGGGCGTCAAAGCGGTTTACATCGCTGATATGGACATCATCTTGCCGGAGTTCTTGCTCATCCGAGCGGATCCCGACCAAATCTCCGACATGCGGTTCCAGTTCCAGAACGTGACGTTCGCACTGAACGTGATCGATTGGTTGACTGGAGACTCGAGCTTCATCGATGTTCGAAATCACGAGCCGATCTATGCCAGCTTGCGAATGATCGATTCGGTCAAGGAAGAAGCGGCCAGCTTGGTTCGTAAACGAAGTCGAGAATTCCAAACGCAATACGACGAAACGATGCGTGAGGCGGAAGAAAAGAGAGACCAAGAAGTTCAGGCTTTGCGTGAGGAAATCGAAGAGCTGCAGAAGGGGAGCGAGAACGGATCGGTTCCTCCGAACGTTCTGCGTGAAAAGATCACGGCTTTCCAAATCAAGCAGTCCAACCAACAACGGATTGTGGACGTTCAACAAGCCAAGCTGCAGAACGAACGCGAGCAAAAGATCCAAGACGTTCGTCGCGAAGCGGAACAAGAAGTCACCGCGATCCAAAATCAAGTCAAAACGGCCGCGGTGGTTCTGCCCTGCATCCCGCCGTTGATTGTCGGCGTCATGGTGTTTGCTTCACGTCGACTGCGTGAACGCGAAAACATCAGCAAGAGCCGCCTGAAATAA
- a CDS encoding DUF4340 domain-containing protein produces MNEGKKTGAFWAAAAVMLAVGLFVAWPASTQTESPYSPGKPLFEKFKDPMTAANLKIVTFDEEQGQLGTFEVRRDTESGEWTIPSRKGYPADAVEQMSDAANALVGLNILDVQTENQGDHAALGVVEPKLEDLQVGDTGVGRLVTFKDESQQTLASLIIGNSVKNEEGKIYVRKPGQDPVYVVNLDDSVLSTKFQDWIEEDLLQMSSIDIKEAVIKDYAASISGRSVALERNYTAEFVMDGADWVMKELLEYSSENAMAEPKVVEMPADKELNTEKLNDLKNALDDLKIVDVVRKPDGMSANLRADKDLVSDNEAVQSLYTRGFFPVGSGAEGEFEVLSANGELNVTVGEGVEYVLRFGDVQGLSDQAESDDEADVGGVNRYLLVTARVNEDQFPAPDLQPVPQTIEELAAMLGVGEEEAAEEPAAEGEMKEDATDAPAEETTEESEEPEATEEEPAAESEAAEEEMKETESEPTESEEASTESTEEAEPVSEDGESVEEVEVSGEGEASGEGQGATPQDEDDATDEPSDEGDSQEDESEAAPIEEAAADEEMALEPAGENATESPTVETPAEEESDELTFDELTQEEKQERLEAEQEKILKANTRLLDERKDRLNAAKRRVADLNARFADWYYIIPEATYRQLRINRDELFVEPGANNPAPTGPPGGLPPGMQLPGGFGN; encoded by the coding sequence GTGAACGAAGGAAAGAAAACCGGAGCGTTTTGGGCTGCCGCGGCTGTCATGCTCGCGGTGGGATTGTTTGTGGCTTGGCCCGCATCGACTCAAACCGAATCGCCGTACTCACCCGGGAAACCGCTCTTTGAGAAATTCAAAGATCCGATGACCGCAGCGAACCTGAAGATCGTCACATTCGACGAAGAACAGGGGCAGCTTGGGACGTTTGAAGTTCGCCGCGATACCGAAAGCGGCGAGTGGACGATTCCATCGCGGAAGGGTTACCCGGCCGATGCGGTGGAGCAAATGAGCGATGCAGCCAATGCGTTGGTTGGCTTGAATATTCTCGACGTTCAAACCGAGAACCAAGGTGACCACGCGGCGCTCGGCGTTGTTGAACCCAAGCTGGAAGACTTGCAAGTCGGTGACACTGGCGTGGGTCGTTTGGTGACGTTCAAGGATGAGTCACAGCAAACCCTCGCATCATTGATCATCGGCAATTCAGTCAAGAACGAAGAAGGCAAAATCTACGTTCGCAAACCCGGCCAAGATCCGGTGTACGTCGTTAATTTGGACGACTCAGTTCTGTCGACAAAATTCCAGGACTGGATCGAAGAAGATTTGCTGCAGATGAGCAGCATCGACATCAAAGAAGCGGTCATCAAAGACTACGCCGCCTCGATCTCCGGTCGTAGCGTCGCTTTGGAGCGAAACTACACCGCCGAATTCGTGATGGATGGCGCCGATTGGGTGATGAAGGAGTTGTTGGAATACAGCTCTGAGAACGCGATGGCGGAACCCAAGGTTGTCGAGATGCCAGCGGACAAGGAACTGAATACTGAAAAACTCAATGACTTGAAGAACGCTCTCGATGATTTGAAAATCGTCGACGTCGTGCGGAAGCCTGATGGCATGAGCGCCAACCTTCGTGCTGACAAAGACCTCGTTTCAGACAACGAAGCTGTCCAGTCGCTTTACACCCGTGGTTTCTTCCCGGTCGGCTCTGGTGCGGAAGGTGAATTTGAAGTTCTGTCCGCCAACGGTGAGTTGAACGTCACGGTTGGCGAAGGCGTCGAATACGTGCTGCGTTTTGGTGACGTCCAAGGGCTGTCTGATCAAGCGGAAAGCGATGACGAAGCAGATGTCGGTGGTGTCAATCGTTACTTGCTGGTCACCGCCCGAGTGAACGAAGACCAGTTCCCCGCACCTGATTTGCAGCCCGTTCCTCAAACGATCGAAGAGCTCGCCGCCATGTTGGGCGTGGGCGAAGAAGAGGCGGCCGAAGAGCCCGCTGCCGAGGGCGAAATGAAAGAAGACGCGACAGACGCTCCCGCTGAAGAAACGACTGAAGAATCAGAAGAACCCGAAGCGACAGAAGAAGAACCCGCTGCAGAGTCCGAAGCCGCCGAAGAAGAAATGAAGGAAACCGAATCCGAGCCTACGGAATCGGAAGAAGCGTCGACTGAATCGACCGAGGAAGCGGAGCCTGTTTCGGAAGATGGGGAGTCCGTCGAGGAAGTCGAAGTCTCCGGTGAAGGAGAAGCATCCGGCGAAGGCCAAGGTGCAACCCCACAAGACGAAGACGACGCAACCGATGAGCCATCTGACGAAGGCGATTCACAAGAAGATGAATCAGAAGCTGCTCCAATTGAAGAAGCGGCTGCCGATGAGGAGATGGCTTTGGAGCCTGCCGGTGAAAACGCGACCGAATCACCCACTGTCGAAACTCCCGCGGAAGAAGAAAGCGATGAGTTGACCTTCGACGAGCTGACGCAGGAAGAAAAGCAAGAACGTTTGGAAGCCGAGCAAGAGAAGATCTTGAAGGCCAACACACGTTTGTTGGACGAGCGCAAAGATCGTTTGAACGCGGCCAAGCGTCGTGTTGCTGACTTGAACGCTCGTTTCGCCGATTGGTACTACATCATTCCCGAAGCGACCTATCGTCAACTACGAATCAACCGCGATGAATTGTTTGTGGAACCGGGTGCCAACAATCCGGCTCCGACTGGTCCTCCCGGAGGCTTGCCACCCGGCATGCAGTTGCCAGGCGGTTTCGGCAACTAA
- a CDS encoding error-prone DNA polymerase → MRYVELHCRSNFSFLDGASHPDELVQRAAELGYEGLAITDRESIAGVVRGFSPAQELGLQYIVGTQVHPTDAPPMVLWPSDRDAYGRMCRMLSTGRMRCEKGRCELSFADIAEHSQGILAGVIATDESRSIEDHHTHVNDSRQFLRGPFRDVFDDRGYLLASFHRGVDDAAKATWLRDLSLATDVPLLACGDVRYHSAERMALHDCVVAISKGKSVEQIQSERLVNSQHHLRSLDEIAELYRDVPDAVARTVEVAQRCTFTLDQLKYEYPVELAPEGMTPIEHLKRLTWEGARGRWPSGVPEKVIETLRHEVTLIEDLQYEAYFLTVWDLVRFARKRKILCQGRGSAANSVVCYCLGITAVDPTHTDLLFERFISRERGEAPDIDVDFEHQRREEVLQYLYEKYGRDRAGMTAVVTCYRAKSAIREVGKALSISPDIIDAVAKLAGSYGRNPELPERCRDAGLDPDTPLGRRFLYLTETLIGFPRHLSQHVGGMVMTAGSLCELCVTENAAMPGRSVIQWNKDDLDDIGILKVDILALGMLSAIRRCFELVKNHHDRELSLSTIPPADTPTYDMICAADTMGVFQIESRAQMSMLPRLKPRCYYDLVIEVAIVRPGPIQGNMVHPFLAARENPAEAKYPNNAIRKVLEKTLGVPIFQEQAMKLAVVAAGFTPGEADQLRRAMAAWRRPGVIDRFRTKLLKGMQANGLNGEFAENVFRQIRGFGEYGFPESHAASFALLVYASCYLKRHYPAAFCAALLDSQPMGFYAPSQLIRDAQQHGVQVLPVDINDSDIRSKLLPDPNRSQPKIRLGLQMIRGLPSAVADRILAVRNSDGPFKNLHDLTTRAKLSRSNIATLADADALASIAQDRRAAVWQSLAQDDSGDSMPLLADLDPDCSVPEELAPMSPAEEVKNDYATTGLSLKAHPVSFWRDDLDALRCKRASDLPKLRDGVHVRVAGLVLMRQRPGTAKGITFVTLEDETGSMNLVLFAQVWKRFFKIARASDAWIVDGKLENKQGIIHVIVGRVEDLSEKATGLRVPRRDFH, encoded by the coding sequence ATGCGTTACGTCGAACTTCACTGCCGGAGCAACTTCAGTTTTCTGGATGGAGCGTCTCACCCGGACGAATTGGTCCAGCGAGCCGCCGAACTGGGCTACGAAGGCCTGGCGATCACCGACCGAGAATCGATCGCCGGTGTGGTCCGCGGCTTTTCCCCGGCCCAAGAATTGGGTCTACAGTACATCGTCGGCACGCAAGTCCACCCGACCGACGCACCGCCGATGGTGCTGTGGCCGAGCGACCGTGACGCGTACGGACGCATGTGCCGGATGCTGTCGACCGGCCGAATGCGATGCGAAAAAGGCCGTTGCGAATTATCGTTTGCTGACATCGCAGAACACTCTCAAGGAATCCTGGCGGGGGTCATCGCCACCGACGAATCGCGTTCGATCGAGGACCACCACACTCACGTCAACGATTCGCGACAATTCCTCCGCGGTCCGTTTCGTGACGTGTTCGACGATCGAGGCTACTTGCTGGCTTCGTTTCATCGCGGGGTCGACGACGCTGCCAAAGCGACTTGGCTTCGCGATCTTTCGCTGGCCACCGACGTGCCGTTGCTGGCGTGTGGCGACGTGAGATATCACTCCGCTGAACGCATGGCCTTGCACGACTGCGTGGTCGCGATCTCGAAAGGAAAATCCGTCGAGCAGATCCAATCCGAACGGCTCGTCAACAGCCAACATCACCTCCGTTCGCTCGATGAGATTGCCGAGCTCTACCGAGACGTCCCCGACGCGGTGGCTCGCACGGTGGAGGTCGCTCAGCGATGCACGTTCACGCTGGACCAACTGAAATACGAATACCCGGTCGAACTGGCACCCGAGGGCATGACGCCGATCGAGCACCTCAAGCGACTGACCTGGGAAGGGGCTCGCGGGCGTTGGCCAAGCGGTGTGCCGGAGAAAGTCATCGAGACGCTCCGTCATGAAGTCACCCTGATCGAGGATCTGCAGTACGAAGCCTACTTCTTGACCGTGTGGGATCTCGTTCGATTTGCCCGCAAGCGCAAGATTCTCTGCCAAGGTCGCGGGTCGGCGGCGAACTCGGTCGTATGTTACTGCCTCGGGATCACCGCGGTCGATCCAACTCACACCGATTTATTGTTCGAGCGATTCATCAGTCGTGAACGAGGCGAAGCACCCGACATCGACGTCGACTTCGAGCATCAACGTCGCGAAGAAGTGCTGCAGTACCTCTACGAGAAATACGGTCGTGATCGAGCGGGCATGACCGCGGTCGTCACGTGCTACCGAGCCAAAAGTGCGATTCGCGAGGTCGGCAAGGCGCTGTCCATTTCGCCTGACATCATCGACGCGGTTGCCAAGTTGGCGGGCAGCTACGGCCGCAACCCGGAGCTGCCTGAGCGATGCCGCGACGCGGGGCTGGATCCTGACACTCCGCTGGGACGCAGGTTCCTGTATCTGACCGAAACGCTGATTGGATTCCCGCGTCACCTGTCGCAACACGTCGGCGGAATGGTGATGACCGCGGGCAGTTTGTGCGAATTGTGCGTGACGGAAAATGCGGCGATGCCGGGACGCAGCGTTATCCAGTGGAACAAGGATGACCTCGATGACATTGGCATCCTGAAGGTCGACATTTTGGCGCTCGGGATGTTGTCCGCCATCCGCCGTTGTTTCGAACTGGTGAAGAATCATCACGACCGTGAGTTGTCACTGTCAACGATTCCGCCGGCTGACACGCCGACTTACGACATGATCTGTGCCGCCGACACGATGGGTGTGTTCCAGATCGAAAGTCGGGCTCAGATGAGCATGCTGCCGCGACTCAAGCCGCGTTGCTATTACGATCTCGTGATCGAAGTCGCGATCGTTCGTCCGGGTCCCATCCAGGGCAACATGGTTCATCCGTTCTTGGCAGCTCGCGAAAATCCGGCGGAGGCGAAGTATCCCAACAATGCGATTCGCAAGGTGTTGGAGAAAACGCTCGGCGTTCCGATCTTTCAAGAACAAGCGATGAAGTTGGCCGTTGTCGCCGCCGGGTTCACTCCCGGTGAAGCCGACCAACTGCGGCGAGCCATGGCGGCGTGGCGGCGCCCCGGCGTGATCGATCGATTCCGCACCAAGCTACTCAAGGGAATGCAGGCGAACGGATTGAATGGTGAGTTCGCCGAAAACGTGTTCCGGCAAATCCGCGGCTTTGGCGAATACGGGTTCCCAGAATCTCACGCGGCATCGTTCGCGTTGCTGGTCTACGCTTCGTGCTATTTGAAACGTCACTACCCGGCGGCGTTTTGCGCGGCGTTGCTGGACAGCCAGCCGATGGGTTTTTACGCGCCTTCACAACTGATTCGCGACGCGCAGCAACACGGTGTTCAAGTCCTGCCGGTGGACATCAACGACAGCGACATACGCTCGAAGCTGCTTCCCGATCCCAACCGTTCCCAGCCCAAGATCCGATTGGGATTGCAAATGATTCGCGGGCTTCCATCCGCGGTCGCGGACAGAATTCTCGCGGTACGCAACTCGGACGGTCCGTTCAAAAACCTGCACGACTTGACGACTCGAGCCAAGTTGTCTCGGTCCAACATCGCGACGCTGGCCGACGCGGATGCTCTTGCCTCGATCGCTCAAGATCGCAGAGCCGCGGTGTGGCAATCGCTCGCTCAAGATGACTCGGGCGATTCGATGCCGTTGCTGGCGGATTTGGATCCCGATTGCAGCGTCCCTGAAGAACTTGCCCCAATGTCACCGGCGGAAGAAGTCAAGAATGACTACGCGACGACGGGGCTGAGTCTGAAAGCACACCCCGTTTCGTTTTGGCGAGATGACCTAGATGCGCTGCGTTGCAAACGAGCGTCGGACTTGCCGAAACTGCGAGACGGCGTGCACGTTCGAGTCGCCGGGTTGGTTTTGATGCGACAGCGACCTGGAACCGCCAAAGGCATCACGTTCGTGACACTGGAAGACGAAACAGGGTCGATGAACTTGGTCTTGTTCGCTCAGGTTTGGAAGCGATTCTTCAAGATCGCACGTGCCAGCGATGCGTGGATTGTCGATGGCAAGCTGGAAAATAAACAAGGCATCATCCACGTCATCGTCGGCCGAGTCGAAGACCTCAGCGAAAAAGCCACCGGACTAAGAGTCCCACGCCGCGACTTCCACTAA
- a CDS encoding tRNA dihydrouridine synthase — MNSPAPETTVCSKTSAEANPTVPYEWNELSLGNVRIGFPVVQAALSGYSDLPMRVIARRHTASYTICEVMLDQFLLSLTKREKTRHFLDIADEEHPVGGQLMGAEPEQFSAGALKLVEAGFDVIDVNFGCPVKKVLGRCRGGFHLSQPSVAIEILRRTRDIVPDHIPVTVKMRRGMDDTPESREQFFEILDGAIDAGLAGVTVHGRTVMQRYVGPSRWAFLKEVKEHVGDRLKILGSGDLFAAVDGLEMMRQTGIDGVTIARGAIGNPWIFQQARALADGDSLPAPPTIAEQAAVMREHFALCEETYTVQRAPLLMRKFCIKYSQSHPNYREVRMAFTRLRSREEFEAALEQHYSVDGPGQYVPRELHGSQEEC, encoded by the coding sequence ATGAACTCCCCAGCCCCTGAAACGACCGTTTGCAGCAAAACGTCTGCCGAAGCCAACCCGACCGTTCCGTACGAATGGAACGAACTTTCATTGGGCAACGTGCGGATCGGTTTTCCCGTCGTCCAGGCGGCTCTTTCGGGGTACAGCGATTTGCCGATGCGTGTGATCGCGCGGCGGCACACCGCCAGCTACACGATTTGCGAAGTGATGCTGGACCAGTTTCTGTTATCGCTGACCAAACGCGAAAAGACGCGACATTTTTTGGACATCGCCGACGAAGAACACCCGGTCGGTGGGCAACTGATGGGGGCCGAGCCCGAACAGTTTTCCGCTGGAGCGTTGAAATTGGTCGAGGCCGGATTTGATGTCATCGATGTCAACTTCGGATGTCCGGTCAAGAAAGTGCTGGGCCGCTGCCGTGGTGGATTCCATTTGTCTCAGCCTTCCGTTGCGATCGAAATTCTGCGGCGGACTCGAGACATTGTGCCGGACCACATTCCGGTGACGGTCAAAATGCGACGCGGCATGGACGACACGCCAGAATCACGTGAACAGTTCTTTGAAATTCTGGACGGAGCGATCGATGCCGGTTTGGCTGGCGTGACCGTGCACGGCCGAACGGTGATGCAGCGTTACGTCGGCCCGAGCCGGTGGGCGTTCTTGAAGGAAGTTAAAGAGCACGTTGGTGATCGGCTGAAGATCCTCGGCAGTGGCGACCTTTTCGCGGCGGTGGATGGTTTGGAAATGATGCGTCAAACGGGAATCGATGGTGTCACGATCGCTCGTGGAGCCATCGGCAACCCATGGATTTTCCAGCAGGCACGGGCACTGGCTGACGGCGATTCGCTGCCTGCGCCGCCAACGATTGCTGAGCAAGCGGCGGTGATGCGGGAGCATTTCGCGTTGTGCGAGGAGACCTACACGGTCCAGCGAGCCCCATTGTTGATGCGGAAATTCTGCATCAAATATTCGCAAAGTCATCCGAATTACCGTGAGGTCCGGATGGCGTTCACGCGATTGCGATCCCGGGAAGAATTCGAAGCGGCATTGGAACAGCACTATTCGGTCGATGGTCCGGGGCAGTACGTTCCCAGGGAATTGCACGGCTCACAAGAGGAATGCTGA
- a CDS encoding RidA family protein encodes MSYDARIDELKLELPPAPKPMGVYKPIVQVGNMVYLSGHGPLKSDKTLITGRLGLDMDVEVGYAAARQTGLGMLATLREHLGSLDKISRLVKLLGLVRCTESFDAQPAVINGCSELFRDVFGEDAGVAARSALGTNALPGGIAVEIEAIFEVKE; translated from the coding sequence ATGTCCTACGACGCACGCATTGACGAACTGAAGCTGGAACTTCCGCCCGCTCCCAAACCGATGGGCGTTTACAAGCCGATCGTGCAAGTTGGCAACATGGTGTATTTGTCAGGACATGGTCCGCTGAAGAGCGACAAGACTCTGATCACCGGGCGACTCGGTTTGGACATGGACGTCGAAGTTGGCTACGCCGCCGCTCGTCAAACTGGACTGGGAATGCTGGCGACACTCCGCGAGCACCTCGGATCGCTCGACAAGATTTCTCGGTTGGTCAAGTTGCTGGGCTTGGTGCGGTGCACCGAATCGTTTGATGCGCAACCAGCCGTGATCAATGGTTGCAGCGAATTGTTTCGCGACGTCTTTGGCGAGGACGCTGGCGTGGCCGCTCGCAGTGCTCTGGGAACCAACGCGTTGCCAGGCGGTATCGCGGTCGAAATCGAAGCGATTTTCGAAGTCAAAGAGTGA